The Methanococcoides methylutens MM1 genome has a window encoding:
- a CDS encoding DUF6326 family protein has protein sequence MNPDESTPTFLEDVKINVKIKLSALWVAVLGLYIYADFFYLFLPGEMENMMTGYMGPFPATQMALLSAMVLMMIPILMIFMSLVLPAKANRWTNIIVGTLYVVVGIGTMMGESWAFYILGHSVVIMLLLLIVGYAWKWPKQEA, from the coding sequence ATGAATCCGGATGAAAGTACTCCCACTTTCTTAGAAGATGTGAAGATAAATGTGAAGATCAAACTTTCAGCATTATGGGTTGCTGTGCTGGGTTTATACATATATGCAGATTTTTTCTATTTATTTCTGCCCGGGGAAATGGAGAACATGATGACGGGATATATGGGTCCTTTCCCAGCGACTCAAATGGCATTATTATCAGCAATGGTACTGATGATGATTCCGATTCTTATGATCTTCATGTCTCTTGTATTGCCAGCTAAAGCTAATCGCTGGACAAACATCATCGTGGGTACATTGTATGTCGTTGTTGGAATAGGAACCATGATGGGAGAGTCCTGGGCTTTTTATATACTTGGTCATAGTGTAGTAATTATGCTTCTTTTACTGATTGTCGGATATGCATGGAAGTGGCCGAAACAGGAAGCATGA
- the rpiA gene encoding ribose 5-phosphate isomerase A → MKERNASASSAEKQAAGIAAAKLVEDGMVIGLGTGSTTAFAIAEVGRRVREENLDVLAVVTSYQAEMLAIEAGVPLTSLAEHPVLDLAIDGADQVDAKMNVIKGGGAAHTREKVVANSAIRFIVVADDSKMSEELNHFVPVEVLPYARELVKKQMIELGGVPVMRMASRKDGPVITDNGNVIMDVEFGTIDDPAELYQRLSACVGVVEHGIFLNTDEVYVGRKGGAVEIIK, encoded by the coding sequence ATGAAAGAAAGAAATGCAAGTGCATCCAGTGCTGAAAAACAGGCAGCAGGAATTGCAGCTGCAAAACTTGTGGAAGACGGCATGGTTATCGGTCTTGGTACCGGTTCCACCACAGCCTTTGCTATTGCAGAGGTTGGAAGACGTGTACGTGAAGAAAACCTGGACGTCCTTGCGGTGGTCACATCCTATCAGGCAGAAATGCTTGCTATTGAGGCAGGCGTGCCACTGACAAGCCTTGCAGAGCATCCTGTGCTTGACCTTGCAATAGATGGTGCAGACCAGGTAGATGCCAAAATGAACGTCATCAAAGGCGGCGGTGCAGCACATACCCGCGAGAAGGTAGTTGCAAATTCAGCAATCCGTTTCATTGTAGTTGCAGATGACTCCAAGATGAGCGAAGAGCTCAACCACTTCGTGCCTGTGGAAGTCCTTCCATACGCAAGGGAGCTTGTGAAAAAGCAGATGATCGAACTTGGAGGTGTCCCTGTAATGAGGATGGCATCCAGAAAGGACGGTCCTGTCATCACAGACAACGGCAATGTCATCATGGATGTTGAGTTTGGCACCATTGACGACCCTGCAGAGCTCTACCAGAGGCTTTCTGCCTGTGTGGGTGTTGTAGAGCACGGCATTTTCCTGAACACCGACGAAGTCTATGTTGGCAGGAAAGGCGGCGCTGTTGAGATCATCAAGTGA
- a CDS encoding DUF2341 domain-containing protein, with protein sequence MALSNSGGGEWNYSEELTIKENSGKDLINYQIQVLLDSSNFDFSKANPGGSDIRFAINDRQLYHWTEEWDGESESAIIWIKVPFIPANGMTDVTMHYGNPAATDISNGDSTFDFFDDFVESRLSISKWRSHTNAGGEIEISSGILRLVNPVKHPTDFSEIKSRDAFEINSMFVVKRMKVTTGSEPIGPVLEQGLLDPQDESENKIVLRTELANESKVSWALTRDDDRFKSWDLTNLGIAEGTWYTSGIAWYQDGDFKNVSWFKNGVRDTRMDYSYYIENEDETIIDHIPDNELKLYLYSSTASTINNMGYMAVDYAIVRKYTPQEPTVFMPGELVTQESESLPESDVQVPQPILKDINMPASEAGKQAIFIFEPYSDDRSISVIKDLKDSGINTVFLRTDVNNIWSSERFIKSAHENDITVHAMILDEKKDFVDGSGESSIEAVEAVLDYNTKSLAGFDGIYISLKTCDPAELEQVCQENALLLESIHERTAGNVLLVAGIPAAYDRSAIENITSNVDLFVLMAHDMDEVDLTAEEIEDSVASKMGEIRGAEEYALITVVVSEGSDDAEVNELLNSLYAYYSDDPAFLGVSLLMHEDLQEVIETSAPAEDKGTPGFEAIFAIIGLLSIAYRLRKQ encoded by the coding sequence TTGGCTTTATCTAATTCGGGGGGCGGAGAATGGAATTACTCTGAAGAACTGACAATAAAAGAGAACTCTGGTAAGGATCTGATCAATTACCAGATACAGGTTCTGCTGGATTCTTCAAATTTCGATTTCTCAAAAGCAAATCCGGGTGGTTCAGATATCAGATTTGCCATAAATGACAGGCAATTATATCATTGGACCGAAGAGTGGGATGGTGAATCCGAGAGTGCTATAATATGGATCAAGGTTCCATTTATTCCCGCTAATGGAATGACAGATGTGACAATGCATTATGGAAATCCGGCTGCAACTGACATCAGCAATGGTGATTCCACGTTCGATTTCTTTGATGACTTTGTAGAATCACGCCTGAGCATTTCGAAATGGAGATCACATACAAATGCTGGAGGAGAAATTGAAATTAGCAGCGGGATCCTCAGATTGGTAAACCCAGTAAAACACCCCACGGATTTTTCGGAAATTAAGTCCAGGGATGCATTTGAAATAAACTCCATGTTCGTTGTCAAGAGAATGAAGGTTACCACAGGATCCGAACCAATAGGTCCGGTACTGGAGCAGGGACTTCTTGATCCGCAAGACGAAAGCGAGAATAAGATAGTCCTTCGTACAGAACTTGCCAATGAGAGCAAGGTTTCATGGGCTCTGACCAGGGATGACGATAGGTTCAAGTCATGGGATCTGACGAACCTTGGTATTGCAGAGGGAACATGGTATACATCAGGTATTGCATGGTATCAGGATGGTGATTTCAAAAACGTTTCATGGTTCAAGAATGGGGTAAGAGATACAAGGATGGATTATTCCTATTATATTGAAAATGAAGATGAAACTATAATTGACCACATCCCGGATAATGAATTGAAATTATACCTGTATTCGAGTACAGCAAGCACCATTAATAATATGGGCTATATGGCTGTGGATTATGCAATTGTACGTAAATATACGCCACAGGAACCAACAGTTTTCATGCCCGGAGAGCTTGTCACACAAGAGTCTGAGTCCTTGCCGGAAAGTGATGTGCAGGTCCCTCAGCCCATTTTAAAAGATATTAATATGCCTGCCTCTGAGGCTGGAAAACAAGCGATATTTATCTTTGAGCCTTATTCTGACGACAGATCGATCTCTGTTATAAAAGATCTGAAGGACAGTGGCATAAACACAGTGTTCCTGAGAACGGATGTCAACAATATCTGGAGCTCTGAGAGATTCATAAAATCGGCCCATGAAAATGACATAACAGTCCACGCAATGATACTTGATGAAAAGAAGGATTTCGTGGATGGTAGTGGCGAAAGTTCAATTGAGGCGGTCGAGGCGGTCCTTGATTACAACACGAAATCACTTGCAGGATTTGATGGTATATACATAAGCCTGAAAACCTGCGATCCTGCTGAACTGGAACAGGTGTGTCAGGAAAACGCACTGCTTCTGGAATCTATCCATGAAAGAACAGCTGGAAATGTATTACTGGTTGCAGGAATTCCGGCAGCTTATGACAGATCAGCTATAGAGAACATTACATCCAATGTTGATCTCTTTGTTCTAATGGCCCACGACATGGATGAGGTCGATCTGACAGCTGAAGAAATAGAGGATTCTGTTGCTTCAAAGATGGGAGAGATCCGAGGAGCTGAAGAATATGCCCTGATCACAGTTGTCGTGAGCGAAGGATCCGATGATGCAGAAGTCAATGAACTGTTGAACAGTCTATATGCCTACTACTCTGATGATCCGGCATTCCTGGGTGTTTCTCTTCTAATGCATGAAGACCTGCAGGAAGTTATAGAGACTTCAGCCCCGGCCGAAGATAAGGGAACACCAGGATTCGAAGCTATATTTGCGATCATTGGTTTGCTATCGATCGCATATAGGCTGAGAAAGCAATGA
- a CDS encoding ASCH domain-containing protein: MAHGQNSTTDIKVSGSWDVVVTPKEPTYFDRFLPNTHQQTTLAECGIDSGDEYALPYPKIHVLAIKQPWASLVISGLKDVELRSKNTFIRGTIAIYASRAPIKKKDLKWVSENYEIPPEHLHDLPTGKIIGTVNLVECKEYESDYHFKLDQSRHLSPEEGYSSNIKGWLFKSPRKIEPVDYRFNGEVVWSLADTEIIRQTT; encoded by the coding sequence ATGGCTCATGGGCAGAATTCAACAACAGACATAAAAGTTTCCGGAAGCTGGGATGTCGTCGTTACTCCAAAAGAACCAACATATTTCGATCGTTTCTTACCCAATACCCATCAGCAGACAACACTTGCTGAATGTGGTATCGATTCAGGTGATGAATACGCATTGCCATACCCCAAGATCCACGTCCTTGCAATAAAACAACCCTGGGCATCACTGGTCATAAGCGGCCTGAAGGACGTAGAACTACGTTCAAAGAACACATTCATCCGGGGTACTATCGCCATATATGCAAGCAGGGCTCCCATCAAGAAAAAGGACCTGAAATGGGTTAGCGAGAACTATGAAATTCCTCCTGAACATCTCCATGACCTCCCTACTGGAAAGATAATCGGTACGGTGAACCTCGTTGAGTGCAAGGAGTATGAATCTGATTATCATTTCAAGCTGGACCAGAGCCGGCATCTGAGCCCTGAGGAGGGCTATTCAAGCAACATAAAGGGGTGGTTGTTCAAGTCACCCAGGAAGATCGAACCTGTGGACTACAGGTTCAATGGTGAGGTAGTCTGGAGCTTGGCAGATACTGAGATCATCCGGCAGACGACTTGA
- a CDS encoding magnesium transporter, protein MTYYTIDSIVRRGLPILLLTSLLGLTAGQLMNSQIENLVAIPTILLLIPALIKIGGDTGSMLGARLASAFHMGIGTTHIQKNPVVKNSVIAALIVGMSASVFLSIIAWIICCFGESGFSFSTIFTICIISSFFELIAVFSATIAIAFASHRFGIDPDDTVIPIIATLGDIVGIIAIFSTLHLMHII, encoded by the coding sequence ATGACCTATTATACCATCGATAGCATCGTCCGCAGGGGATTGCCTATCCTTCTGCTCACATCACTGCTCGGGCTTACTGCAGGACAGCTCATGAACTCCCAGATCGAGAATCTTGTGGCAATACCTACCATACTACTGCTGATACCTGCTCTGATCAAGATCGGCGGAGACACCGGGAGCATGCTGGGTGCAAGGCTGGCCTCGGCGTTCCATATGGGTATCGGTACCACGCATATACAGAAGAACCCGGTTGTCAAGAACAGCGTCATTGCCGCCCTCATTGTGGGAATGTCAGCATCGGTGTTCCTGAGCATTATCGCCTGGATAATCTGCTGTTTCGGGGAAAGCGGTTTCAGCTTTTCCACGATCTTCACAATATGTATCATCTCCAGCTTCTTCGAGCTGATCGCTGTGTTCTCAGCCACCATCGCCATAGCATTCGCATCCCACAGGTTCGGTATCGATCCGGATGATACCGTAATTCCCATCATCGCAACACTGGGAGATATCGTGGGTATCATTGCTATCTTCTCAACATTACATCTGATGCACATCATCTGA
- a CDS encoding potassium channel family protein, translating into MSPKEIKYIPRNLKDLLIEMKDTSELMVDLAYSAMVYDDEDIAEEVLHLEERMDTLHYHMKMAAMLSTRRIDEAEDMVGVLQVAASAETIANAAGDIAKIIDMDIGIPLELKLGLREAEETIVRATVNENSDMCGRTLGDLELEVETGMWVIAIRRSDDWNYDPHHDTRVRPNDVIFARGHDEGVPLLVELATMKNYVPRKFEHESVLKDLEKAVDLIVDMKNTAELSVGLAYSALLFDNTDIAEEVKALEAEMDKKKSDLQHWVLETAKHVPDVNQLRGLLQLANASEFISDAAYGIADIVLRDIDLHPIITIAVRESDEVMIKMQVDGCSPIIGKSLRELKLETETGIHIMAIKRDERWVYSPVPRTMVREGDILIGRGSQTSEEALLEMCACPTREDE; encoded by the coding sequence ATGAGTCCCAAAGAAATCAAGTATATTCCGAGGAATCTAAAGGACCTTCTCATTGAAATGAAGGACACTTCGGAACTGATGGTCGATCTTGCCTATTCTGCAATGGTATATGATGACGAGGACATTGCCGAGGAAGTGCTTCATCTTGAAGAAAGGATGGACACACTTCACTACCACATGAAAATGGCTGCAATGCTGAGTACACGCCGTATTGACGAGGCCGAGGACATGGTAGGTGTTCTCCAGGTGGCAGCATCCGCCGAGACCATCGCCAACGCAGCCGGTGATATTGCCAAGATCATCGACATGGACATCGGAATTCCTCTTGAGCTCAAACTTGGTCTCAGGGAAGCCGAAGAGACCATCGTAAGGGCCACTGTCAATGAGAATTCCGACATGTGCGGACGCACCCTTGGTGACCTTGAACTTGAGGTCGAGACCGGCATGTGGGTTATCGCCATTCGCAGGAGCGATGACTGGAACTATGATCCGCATCACGACACCCGCGTCCGTCCCAACGACGTGATCTTCGCAAGAGGTCATGACGAAGGTGTACCTCTGCTTGTTGAACTTGCCACCATGAAAAACTACGTACCTCGTAAGTTCGAACACGAGAGCGTCTTAAAGGACCTCGAAAAAGCAGTGGATCTTATAGTTGACATGAAGAACACCGCGGAACTATCCGTAGGACTCGCGTATTCAGCATTGCTCTTTGACAACACCGATATCGCGGAAGAAGTAAAGGCCCTTGAGGCCGAGATGGACAAAAAGAAATCCGATCTCCAGCACTGGGTCCTTGAGACCGCAAAACACGTCCCTGACGTGAACCAGCTTCGTGGCCTGCTTCAACTGGCCAATGCATCAGAGTTCATCTCTGACGCCGCATACGGAATTGCAGACATCGTTCTCCGTGACATCGACCTACACCCCATCATCACCATCGCTGTACGTGAATCCGATGAGGTCATGATCAAGATGCAGGTTGACGGCTGCTCACCGATCATCGGCAAAAGCCTCAGGGAGCTGAAACTTGAGACCGAGACCGGAATCCACATAATGGCCATCAAGCGTGACGAGCGCTGGGTTTACAGTCCTGTTCCTCGCACAATGGTCAGGGAAGGGGACATCCTCATAGGTCGTGGTTCACAGACCAGCGAGGAAGCTTTGCTTGAGATGTGTGCCTGTCCCACAAGAGAGGACGAGTGA
- a CDS encoding magnesium transporter produces MSHSSHAEEDDDVEIEEEYLGDYASVRSIVKEALPFQLIATLGGAVAGLILTGMTEELELIPGLIVIYPAVLGMRGNISCTLGSRLGSAIHMGLITKIERNPELTNNILGSLILGFILSIVLGILGHGMTALLGLESAGVISLTLIAVLAGVSSGLILAVIAVFLALGMFRFGFDPDNVVTPAIATIGDIVSMFMLLMAAKVVLML; encoded by the coding sequence ATGTCTCACAGCTCCCACGCTGAAGAGGACGACGATGTTGAGATCGAAGAGGAATACCTGGGAGATTATGCCAGTGTTCGGTCTATTGTGAAGGAGGCATTGCCGTTCCAGCTTATTGCTACGTTAGGAGGAGCTGTGGCCGGGCTTATACTTACGGGGATGACGGAGGAGCTTGAGCTTATTCCGGGGCTGATCGTAATTTATCCGGCGGTCCTGGGGATGCGTGGGAACATTTCGTGTACTCTGGGGTCACGGCTTGGGAGTGCTATTCATATGGGTCTTATTACTAAGATCGAGAGAAATCCGGAGCTTACCAATAATATTCTGGGGTCTTTGATACTCGGTTTTATTCTGTCTATCGTTCTGGGTATACTGGGACATGGCATGACAGCCCTGCTGGGGCTTGAGAGTGCTGGTGTTATATCCCTTACGCTGATCGCTGTGCTTGCAGGGGTGTCCTCAGGGCTCATTCTTGCGGTTATCGCTGTGTTCCTTGCGTTGGGTATGTTCAGGTTCGGATTTGATCCTGACAACGTTGTAACGCCTGCAATTGCTACTATTGGTGACATCGTATCCATGTTCATGCTGTTAATGGCTGCAAAGGTGGTGCTGATGTTATGA
- a CDS encoding monovalent cation:proton antiporter-2 (CPA2) family protein, with translation MDNFLFQLFVFLIAAAIAVPIAKRFGLGSVLGYLIAGIIIGPFGLSLIADIEEVMHFTEFGVVMMLFLVGLELKPSLLWQMRTPILGMGGVQVILSSIIIAGIALIFLPWQQAVAIGLILSLSSTAIILQTLREKGLMNTSSGRSVFSVLLFQDLAVIPMLAVLPFLATIAMHDDGHLESALFDISSLPEYMQIIITLLAILFILFLGKYASRPIFRTIAATRVREIFVAAALALVVGISLLMMTVGLSPALGAFLAGVVLADSEYRHEIESDIEPFKGLLLGIFFISIGASLNFILIGEQIMLIAGLTAGLLAFKWLVLSITAFIFKMPTKERSFFAIALAQGGEFAFVLFQFSRVNGVLPAQTIEPLISAVAISMFLTPLLFLAHEKFSKSGQDDEEERRGPDMIDHTGHKVILAGFGRLGTDLGRFLISAGVKPVIIDNDEANVDVLRKFGFKVYYGDITRLDLLEAAGASEAELLIITIDDIDKSRKLIELAGKHYPHLKIAVNAFDRPSAHELMDMGVTNIRRETFGTSLALGQDSLQLLGFDPYEAHKLMLIFKKKDEEMMPELHTICHEDEDSYISMYKKHNADLEILMKLDLNLDMEEIDKAWTAENPET, from the coding sequence GTGGACAATTTCTTATTTCAGCTCTTTGTGTTTCTGATCGCAGCAGCCATTGCCGTTCCTATTGCGAAAAGATTCGGTCTTGGCTCAGTGCTTGGATATCTCATAGCAGGTATCATCATTGGACCTTTCGGTCTCTCTCTGATCGCTGACATTGAAGAGGTCATGCATTTCACGGAGTTTGGTGTAGTAATGATGCTTTTCCTGGTCGGTCTTGAACTAAAACCATCACTGCTCTGGCAGATGCGTACTCCCATATTGGGAATGGGTGGAGTACAGGTTATTCTTTCGAGCATTATCATTGCTGGTATAGCCCTTATCTTTCTGCCCTGGCAACAGGCAGTAGCCATCGGTCTTATCCTTTCCCTTTCTTCTACAGCCATAATTTTACAAACCCTGCGGGAAAAAGGATTGATGAATACCTCTTCTGGAAGATCGGTCTTCTCTGTTCTCCTTTTCCAGGATCTGGCAGTCATTCCTATGCTTGCAGTTCTACCTTTCCTGGCAACGATAGCTATGCATGATGATGGCCATCTTGAATCAGCCCTTTTTGATATCAGCTCACTGCCGGAATACATGCAAATTATTATTACGCTACTTGCGATCCTATTCATTTTGTTCCTTGGTAAATATGCAAGCAGACCAATATTCAGGACCATTGCAGCTACACGGGTTCGAGAGATCTTTGTTGCTGCTGCCCTTGCCCTTGTAGTTGGCATATCATTACTCATGATGACAGTAGGTCTTTCTCCTGCCCTTGGAGCATTCCTTGCGGGTGTTGTCCTTGCAGACAGCGAATATCGTCATGAGATCGAAAGTGATATTGAACCATTTAAGGGACTGTTACTTGGAATTTTCTTCATTTCGATAGGGGCCAGTCTCAATTTTATACTGATCGGAGAACAGATCATGCTGATCGCAGGACTTACAGCAGGTCTGCTGGCTTTCAAATGGCTAGTCCTCTCTATTACTGCTTTCATCTTTAAGATGCCAACAAAAGAGCGCTCTTTCTTTGCAATTGCCCTTGCTCAGGGTGGTGAGTTTGCATTTGTTCTTTTCCAGTTCTCCAGAGTAAACGGAGTATTACCAGCTCAAACTATAGAGCCTCTTATTTCTGCAGTTGCGATATCCATGTTCCTGACCCCTCTGCTATTCCTGGCACATGAAAAGTTCAGTAAAAGTGGTCAGGATGATGAGGAGGAAAGACGTGGTCCGGACATGATTGATCACACTGGACACAAGGTAATTCTTGCCGGATTTGGTCGTCTTGGAACTGATCTGGGTCGTTTCCTTATTTCTGCCGGTGTCAAACCTGTCATTATCGACAATGATGAAGCCAATGTGGATGTTCTGAGAAAATTTGGATTTAAGGTTTATTATGGTGATATTACACGACTTGATCTTCTTGAAGCCGCCGGAGCTTCTGAGGCTGAACTCTTAATAATCACTATAGATGATATAGACAAATCAAGAAAGTTGATTGAATTGGCAGGTAAGCACTATCCACACCTTAAAATAGCCGTTAATGCCTTTGATCGTCCCTCAGCCCATGAGCTCATGGATATGGGAGTAACTAACATACGAAGGGAGACTTTCGGTACTTCCCTTGCACTTGGTCAGGATTCATTGCAACTTCTTGGTTTCGATCCTTATGAAGCACACAAGTTGATGCTCATTTTTAAGAAAAAGGATGAAGAGATGATGCCTGAACTGCACACAATATGTCATGAAGATGAAGATAGCTACATCTCAATGTATAAGAAACACAATGCAGACCTTGAGATATTAATGAAGCTCGACCTTAATCTGGACATGGAAGAGATCGACAAAGCCTGGACTGCTGAAAACCCGGAAACATAA
- the msrA gene encoding peptide-methionine (S)-S-oxide reductase MsrA: MIIGGIIFTDVTMELFEKLRNEGYEVTTFAAGSFWIAEAIFRRVQGVVATAVGYMGGELEYPTYEEVSVGDTGHVEVVQIVYDPKVVPYGKLLELFWELHNPTAPDEKGEKVPGQYGSVIFYHNEDQKSLAILSKKEIESSGKFRKDIITEIRPATRFFRAKEYHQQYFEKTASGGHIIK, translated from the coding sequence GTGATAATTGGGGGTATTATATTTACCGATGTTACAATGGAGCTTTTTGAGAAGCTAAGGAACGAAGGATATGAGGTCACCACTTTCGCTGCGGGAAGTTTCTGGATAGCAGAAGCCATCTTTCGCAGGGTTCAGGGCGTTGTCGCGACTGCAGTAGGTTACATGGGAGGAGAACTTGAATATCCCACCTATGAAGAAGTAAGTGTAGGAGATACCGGACACGTCGAGGTTGTCCAGATCGTTTATGATCCGAAGGTTGTGCCTTATGGAAAGCTCCTTGAATTGTTCTGGGAACTACATAACCCAACGGCTCCTGATGAAAAAGGGGAAAAAGTGCCAGGTCAATATGGTTCAGTTATTTTTTACCATAACGAGGACCAGAAGTCCCTTGCAATACTTTCAAAAAAAGAGATCGAGAGTTCCGGAAAATTCAGGAAGGACATTATCACCGAGATACGTCCTGCTACAAGATTTTTCAGGGCAAAGGAATACCACCAGCAATATTTCGAAAAAACTGCTTCCGGCGGACATATCATAAAATGA
- the aspS gene encoding aspartate--tRNA(Asn) ligase, translating to MALENPRTHYTSQINPETIGDEKVTVCGWVHEVRDLGGICFLVVRDRDGRAQVTLVKKKIDKELFDTARKLVRESVVAVTGTAKPEGKAPNGYEIIPDEVVLLNEAESPLPMDTTGKVDAELDTRLDSRFIDLRREKTTAVFKIRHEVLRAVRNFLSTEGFIETSSPKVVATATEGGTSLFPITYFDREAFLNQSPQLFKQILMSGGLDRVFEIGPIFRAEEHDTRRHLNEATSIDIEASFVDHFQVMEILENMIAYVYEQVIENESASLEALGVELKVPETPFMKVPYSEAVDIVNAKGEEMLEWGDDLGTQAEHTIGEHVFKETGESHYFITDWPTEIKPFYAMPYENDPLISKSFDMMHRTMELSSGAQRVHLHDMLKERIESQGLNPDGFEFYLRAFRYGMPPHSGWGVGCERLVMTMLGVENIRDTVLFPRDRRRLSP from the coding sequence ATGGCATTAGAAAACCCGAGAACACATTATACTTCACAGATCAACCCGGAAACGATCGGTGATGAGAAGGTCACCGTCTGCGGATGGGTACATGAAGTAAGAGACCTTGGCGGTATCTGCTTCCTGGTGGTCCGTGACCGCGACGGAAGGGCACAGGTCACACTTGTCAAGAAGAAGATCGACAAGGAACTCTTCGATACTGCAAGAAAGCTGGTACGTGAGTCAGTTGTGGCTGTTACCGGTACTGCAAAGCCTGAAGGCAAGGCTCCAAACGGATACGAGATCATCCCTGATGAGGTCGTACTCCTCAACGAGGCAGAATCTCCACTCCCAATGGACACCACCGGAAAGGTAGATGCTGAGCTTGACACACGTCTTGACTCAAGGTTCATTGACTTAAGACGTGAGAAGACCACAGCTGTCTTCAAGATCCGCCATGAGGTCCTCCGTGCAGTGAGGAACTTCCTTTCAACCGAGGGCTTCATCGAGACATCCAGTCCTAAGGTCGTGGCAACAGCTACCGAGGGTGGTACATCACTCTTCCCGATCACATACTTCGACAGGGAAGCTTTCCTGAACCAGAGCCCTCAGCTCTTCAAGCAGATCCTGATGTCCGGAGGACTTGACAGGGTATTCGAGATCGGTCCTATCTTCAGGGCAGAGGAGCACGACACACGCAGGCACCTTAATGAAGCTACATCCATCGATATCGAGGCAAGTTTCGTGGACCACTTCCAGGTAATGGAGATCCTCGAGAACATGATCGCTTACGTCTATGAGCAGGTCATTGAGAACGAATCCGCTTCCCTTGAGGCTCTTGGTGTTGAGCTTAAGGTACCGGAGACACCTTTCATGAAGGTCCCATACAGCGAGGCTGTTGACATCGTCAACGCAAAGGGCGAGGAAATGCTCGAGTGGGGAGACGACCTTGGTACACAGGCTGAGCACACCATCGGTGAGCACGTCTTCAAGGAAACCGGCGAATCACATTACTTCATCACTGACTGGCCAACCGAGATCAAGCCGTTCTACGCTATGCCATACGAGAACGACCCACTTATCTCCAAGTCATTCGATATGATGCACAGGACAATGGAGCTTTCCTCAGGTGCACAGCGTGTACACCTGCATGACATGCTCAAGGAAAGGATCGAATCACAGGGACTCAACCCTGACGGTTTCGAATTCTACCTCCGTGCATTCAGGTACGGTATGCCACCACACTCCGGATGGGGTGTCGGCTGTGAGCGTCTTGTTATGACCATGCTCGGTGTAGAGAACATCCGTGACACTGTCCTGTTCCCAAGGGACAGGAGGCGACTGTCACCTTAA
- a CDS encoding NAD(P)H-dependent oxidoreductase, protein MNRILINFAHPSRPRSKINNALRAAVEDLENVTINDLYANYPDFLIDIKREQSLCEDHDIIIFQHPFYWFSTPSIMKEWLDLVLEHGWAYGLKGKALEGKIFLQSITAGGDDSTYREGGCNIFTIRELISPYYAMAKVCRMKWLPPFTVLGIHGGLSKEKVNAHVEDYRRTIIALRDETLDIEKAQQEKYLNSDLNSIIRRS, encoded by the coding sequence ATGAACAGAATTCTCATTAATTTTGCTCATCCGTCAAGGCCACGTTCAAAGATCAATAATGCCCTGCGTGCTGCTGTTGAAGATCTTGAAAATGTAACCATCAACGATCTTTATGCGAACTATCCGGATTTTTTGATCGATATCAAAAGAGAACAAAGTCTCTGTGAAGATCATGACATAATTATTTTCCAGCATCCTTTCTATTGGTTCTCAACCCCGTCAATAATGAAAGAGTGGCTTGATCTTGTACTTGAGCATGGATGGGCCTATGGTTTAAAAGGTAAGGCACTCGAAGGAAAGATTTTCCTGCAATCTATTACTGCAGGTGGTGATGACAGTACTTACCGTGAAGGTGGCTGTAACATCTTTACGATCAGAGAGCTAATATCTCCATATTACGCTATGGCAAAGGTATGTAGAATGAAATGGCTTCCACCGTTTACAGTTTTGGGTATTCATGGCGGCTTGTCAAAAGAAAAAGTAAATGCTCATGTCGAAGACTATCGCCGTACCATCATTGCTTTGCGGGATGAAACACTGGATATTGAGAAAGCTCAGCAGGAGAAATACCTTAACAGTGATCTAAATTCAATTATCAGGAGATCGTAA